Proteins found in one Streptomyces sp. CB09001 genomic segment:
- a CDS encoding CAP domain-containing protein has protein sequence MGRHRRSAAGRAAEGHQPDGTAGGRRDPLAPDAGEAPTMGIAPYLNPEAYAEVRAKSDAYLFADDPDGEGPRAGRTVAFPRDGYTPAGGPQPGGGRRRRRKKAATPVRTGLLGVSAAVAIGTVAVATGVVPGLDNYRMGDSNSGGDRVQAQDAPTNSPSQLGGTSGSADTGRGGDAATSRGTDRSSSSAPSSPSEDSSAGKSSAKEGKEDTSSPSRSSAAPSTSPPASKPAAPAGTPSRTEEQKTPPSAKPRPTPSHPAAKDPAKPSAPAAVSQEAVAQAQVLKLVNDERAKVGCSPVAANSALRELAEDFSHAMATQGFFDHTDPSGATPWDRASAAGISGLGGENIARGQAGAQAVMDAWMNSPDHRANILNCDFQTLGVGVHFGSGGPWWTQDFGY, from the coding sequence ATGGGACGCCACCGACGCTCCGCCGCCGGCCGCGCCGCGGAGGGCCACCAGCCGGACGGTACGGCGGGAGGGCGCCGCGATCCGCTCGCTCCGGACGCGGGCGAGGCCCCCACGATGGGCATCGCTCCTTACCTGAACCCCGAGGCGTACGCAGAGGTCCGCGCCAAGAGCGACGCCTACCTCTTCGCCGACGACCCGGACGGCGAGGGCCCGCGGGCGGGCCGCACCGTCGCCTTCCCCCGCGACGGGTACACGCCCGCGGGCGGCCCGCAGCCCGGCGGAGGACGTCGTCGCCGCCGCAAGAAGGCGGCCACTCCGGTCCGCACCGGCCTGCTCGGCGTGTCCGCCGCGGTCGCCATCGGCACGGTGGCGGTGGCCACGGGCGTGGTGCCCGGCCTCGACAACTACCGGATGGGCGACAGCAACAGCGGGGGCGACCGGGTGCAGGCCCAGGACGCCCCGACCAACAGCCCGTCCCAGCTGGGCGGCACCTCGGGCAGCGCGGACACCGGCCGGGGCGGCGACGCGGCCACGAGCCGCGGCACCGACCGCTCCTCGTCGTCCGCCCCGTCCTCCCCCTCCGAGGACTCCTCTGCCGGAAAGTCCTCCGCGAAGGAGGGCAAGGAGGACACCTCCTCCCCCTCGCGGTCCTCGGCCGCCCCCTCCACCTCGCCACCGGCCTCGAAGCCCGCCGCCCCGGCCGGGACACCGTCGAGGACCGAGGAGCAGAAGACACCTCCGAGCGCCAAGCCGAGGCCCACGCCCTCGCACCCGGCCGCCAAGGATCCCGCGAAGCCCAGCGCGCCCGCCGCCGTCTCCCAGGAGGCCGTCGCCCAGGCGCAGGTGCTCAAGCTGGTCAACGACGAACGGGCCAAGGTCGGCTGCAGCCCGGTGGCCGCGAACAGCGCCCTGCGTGAGCTGGCCGAGGACTTCAGCCACGCCATGGCGACCCAGGGCTTCTTCGACCACACCGACCCCAGCGGCGCCACCCCCTGGGACCGGGCGTCGGCAGCGGGCATATCCGGCCTCGGGGGCGAGAACATAGCCCGCGGCCAGGCCGGCGCCCAGGCCGTGATGGACGCCTGGATGAACAGCCCCGACCACCGGGCCAACATCCTGAACTGCGACTTCCAGACCCTGGGGGTCGGCGTCCACTTCGGCTCCGGCGGCCCCTGGTGGACACAGGACTTCGGCTACTGA
- a CDS encoding acylphosphatase has product MSEDVRLVAWVRGRVQGVGFRWFTRARALELGGMSGFALNLGDGRVQVVAEGPRERCEGLLEWLRGDDTPGRVDGVTEIWDTPRGGYDGFAIR; this is encoded by the coding sequence ATGAGCGAGGATGTACGGCTGGTCGCGTGGGTGCGCGGACGGGTCCAGGGCGTGGGATTCCGCTGGTTCACGCGGGCCAGGGCCCTGGAACTCGGCGGGATGAGTGGCTTTGCTCTCAATTTGGGCGACGGTCGCGTGCAGGTCGTCGCGGAGGGCCCGCGCGAGCGCTGCGAGGGACTGCTCGAATGGCTGCGCGGTGACGACACGCCCGGACGCGTGGACGGAGTCACCGAGATCTGGGACACACCCCGCGGTGGGTACGACGGCTTCGCCATCCGCTGA